The following proteins are encoded in a genomic region of Brachypodium distachyon strain Bd21 chromosome 1, Brachypodium_distachyon_v3.0, whole genome shotgun sequence:
- the LOC100838128 gene encoding probable receptor-like protein kinase At5g24010, translated as MAVVLLALLLLAATLLLAPSPAALAAFSPSFECFLACGAADNLSFPSDSPARVFVPDAAFLSPATTPALASSQASSSALYAAARGSSSEFSYSIPCSSPATFLVLRLHFFPLPATPSSSARFAVSVRHGAYALTLLQSFSPPPAGVVKEFFLPDAGSNGELRVTFAPASGSSAFVNALELFPAPPELLWNENSPYPYTPVGTAADNNATATWPQQALETLHRLNVGGPTVNSTLDTLWRTWLPDDAFLYGGIAQTTVGSSITPVFDPDNGYTREVAPDVVYKTQRFANVTDYMLATNPGISFNVTWTFPAVPGSGGYLVRLHFCDYDMVSSVVGVGIVFDVYVAQAVAARDLKLAELGKRVPSQAFYFDYAAMAPSAGNLTVSIGKARSTGGMILNGLEIMKLLPLSAVSSHEGMPKRTIVIAALASVLGAAVLACSVLCLVVLMRRRKRRMRPAPEKASTTMPPWSPFRGGSSWVVDQSTDHSGEGTGMQRVISTKLHISLSEIRAATEGFHERNLIGVGGFGNVYKGALHDGTPVAVKRAMRASKQGLPEFQTEIVVLSGIRHRHLVSLIGYCDDQAEMILVYEYMEHGTLRSHLYGFDDDDDNSEPLSWKQRLEICIGAARGLHYLHTGYSENIIHRDIKSTNILLGSEDGVLVAKVADFGLSRIGPSFGETHVSTAVKGSFGYLDPEYFKTQQLTDRSDVYSFGVVLFEMLCARPVIDQSLDRDQINIAEWAVRMHGQGQLGKIVDPRMAMAAGGVDENSLRKFAETAEKCLADYGVDRPSMGDVLWNLEYCLQLQETHVSRDAFEDSGAVTATRLPAGVVVPRWVPASTMDDVDDTGMSIGMSVVADSKVFSQLSAGGEGR; from the coding sequence ATggccgtcgtcctcctcgcgctgctgctcctggCCGCGACGCTGTTACTCGCGCCGTCCCctgccgcgctcgccgccttctcccCGAGCTTCGAATGCTTCCTGGcgtgcggcgccgccgacaACCTCTCCTTCCCGTCCGACTCCCCCGCGCGCGTCTTCGTCCCGGACGCCGCCTTCCTCTCCCCCGCGACCACCCCAGCGCTGGCGTCCTCGCAAGCGAGCTCCAGCGCTCTCtacgccgccgcgcgcggctCCAGCTCGGAGTTCTCTTACAGCATCCCCTGCTCCAGCCCCGCCACGTTCCTCGTCCTCCGGCTCCACTTCTTCCCGCTCCCCGCCACTCCCTCCTCCAGCGCGCGATTCGCCGTCTCTGTCCGCCACGGCGCATACGCCCTGACCCTGCTCCAATccttctcgccgccgcccgccggcgtCGTCAAGGAGTTCTTCCTCCCGGACGCCGGATCAAACGGCGAGCTGCGCGTCACCTTCGCCCCGGCCTCCGGCTCCTCGGCCTTCGTCAACGCTCTGGAGCTCTTCCCCGccccgccggagctcctctgGAACGAGAACAGCCCGTACCCGTACACCCCCGTCGGCACCGCCGCGGACAACAACGCCACCGCCACGTGGCCGCAGCAGGCGCTGGAGACGCTGCACCGGCTCAACGTGGGCGGGCCCACGGTCAACAGCACGCTGGACACGCTGTGGCGCACCTGGCTCCCCGACGACGCCTTCCTCTACGGCGGCATCGCCCAGACGACCGTGGGGAGCTCGATCACCCCGGTTTTCGACCCGGACAACGGGTACACCCGGGAGGTGGCGCCGGACGTCGTGTACAAGACGCAGCGCTTCGCGAACGTGACGGACTACATGCTGGCCACGAACCCGGGGATCAGCTTCAACGTGACGTGGACGTTCCCGGCGGTgcccggctccggcggctACCTCGTGCGGCTCCACTTCTGCGACTACGACATGGTCAGCtccgtcgtcggcgtcggcatcGTGTTCGACGTCTACGTCGCGCAGGCTGTTGCGGCCAGGGACCTCAAGCTGGCGGAGCTTGGGAAGCGGGTTCCCAGCCAGGCCTTTTACTTCGACTACGCCGCCATGGCGCCGAGTGCTGGCAACCTCACCGTCAGCATCGGCAAGGCCAGGAGCACCGGTGGCATGATACTCAACGGGCTGGAGATCATGAAGCTGCTGCCACTCTCTGCCGTCAGCTCGCACGAAGGGATGCCCAAGAGAACAATCGTCATCGCCGCGCTCGCGTCAgtgctcggcgccgccgtTCTTGCTTGCTCGGTGCTCTGTTTAGTCGTCCTGATGCGGAGGCGGAAGAGGCGAATGAgaccggcgccggagaaggcgAGCACGACGATGCCGCCGTGGTCGCCGTTCCGCGGCGGCTCTAGCTGGGTCGTTGACCAGTCAACGGACCACTCCGGCGAGGGCACGGGGATGCAGCGCGTGATCAGCACGAAGCTCCACATCTCGCTGTCGGAGATCAGGGCCGCCACGGAGGGCTTCCACGAGCGGAACCtcatcggcgtcggcgggtTCGGGAACGTGTACAAGGGCGCGCTGCACGACGGCACCCCCGTGGCCGTGAAGCGCGCCATGCGGGCCTCCAAGCAGGGGCTGCCCGAGTTCCAGACGGAGATCGTGGTGCTCTCCGGCAtccggcaccggcacctgGTGTCGCTCATCGGGTACTGCGACGACCAGGCGGAGATGATCCTCGTGTACGAGTACATGGAGCACGGCACGCTGCGTAGCCACCTCTACGgcttcgacgacgacgacgacaattCCGAGCCGTTGTCGTGGAAGCAGAGGCTGGAGATCTGCATCGGGGCCGCCAGGGGGCTTCACTACCTCCACACGGGCTACTCGGAGAACATCATCCACCGGGACATCAAGTCGACCAACATCCTCCTCGGCAGCGAAGACGGCGTCCTGGTGGCCAAGGTGGCCGATTTCGGGCTGTCACGTATCGGGCCGTCCTTCGGGGAGACGCACGTGAGCACGGCCGTGAAGGGCAGCTTCGGGTACCTCGACCCGGAGTACTTCAAGACGCAGCAACTAACAGACCGATCAGACGTCTACTCCTTCGGGGTCGTCCTGTTCGAGATGCTCTGCGCAAGGCCGGTGATCGACCAGAGCCTGGACCGGGACCAGATCAACATCGCCGAGTGGGCGGTCAGGATGCACGGGCAAGGGCAGCTGGGCAAGATCGTGGACCCGAggatggccatggccgccggggGGGTGGACGAGAACTCGCTGCGCAAGTTCGCCGAGACCGCCGAGAAGTGCCTGGCCGACTACGGCGTGGACCGGCCCTCCATGGGCGACGTGCTGTGGAACCTCGAGTACTGCCTCCAGCTGCAGGAGACGCACGTCAGCAGGGACGCGTTCGAGGACAGCGGCGCCGTCACCGCCACGCGGCTCCCCGCTGGCGTCGTCGTGCCGCGGTGGGTGCCGGCGTCGACGATGGATGACGTGGATGATACCGGTATGAGCATTGGCATGAGCGTGGTCGCGGACAGTAAGGTGTTCTCCCAGCTGAGCGCTGGCGGCGAGGGACGATGA
- the LOC100838262 gene encoding uncharacterized protein LOC100838262, translating into MPSSAGGSSNKVMPRSKASFFLYGLLLYVLLPVLAVYVVALALSPLYACPPPAVLDTNNNAVHLQSRLADPNSSSSMNQLMNPAPKKKKPRAPTGLRHILFGIGASSSLWKSRKEYIRVWWRPGKMRGFVWLDKPVPEYYLNASSSRATGLPGIKLSADTSSFPYTHGAGSRSALRISRIVSESFRLGLPGVRWFVMGDDDTVFFPDNLADVLSQYDHTQPYYIGNPSESHIQNLIFSYGMAFGGGGFAISRALAIQLARMQDGCIQRYPALYGSDDRIHACMSELGVPLTRHLGFHQCDIWGDVLGLLGSHPVVPLVTLHHFDFLQPVFPTIKSRTAALRRLFDGPVKLDPAAVAQQSVCYDVEKQWTVSVSWGFAVVVIRGVLSPREMETPMRTFLNWYRRADYTAYSFNTRPVARNPCQRPQVYYMRRSRLEHRRVAITTAVVTTTVTEYERHRVVPRVTCRWRIPDPVDLLDRVVVVKKPDPDLWKRSPRRNCCRVVSSPKNGTKVRTMAIDVGVCKDGEFARV; encoded by the exons ATGCCCTCCTctgccggcggcagcagcaacaaggtGATGCCCAGGTCCAAGgcctccttcttcctctacggcctcctcctctacGTGCTCCTCCCCGTGCTCGCCGTCTACGTCGTCGCCCTCGCCCTCTCCCCGCTCTACGCCTGCCCTCCGCCCGCCGTTCTTGACACCAACAACAATGCCGTCCATCTGCAGTCCCGCCTCGCAGATCCCAACTCCTCGTCCTCGATGAATCAGCTAATGAACCCGgcgccgaagaagaagaagccgaggGCTCCCACGGGGCTGCGGCACATCCTGTTCGGCAtcggcgcctcctcctccctctggAAGAGCCGCAAGGAGTACATCCGGGTCTGGTGGCGGCCCGGCAAGATGCGCGGCTTCGTGTGGCTCGACAAGCCCGTGCCCGAATACTACCTCAACGCCTCTTCCAGCCGCGCCACGGGTCTCCCGGGCATCAAGCTCAGCGCCGACACGTCCTCGTTCCCCTACACCCacggcgccggcagccgctCCGCTTTACGCATCTCCCGCATCGTGTCCGAGAGCTTCCGCCTGGGCCTCCCCGGCGTGCGCTGGTTCGTCATGGGCGACGACGACACCGTCTTCTTCCCGGACAATCTGGCCGACGTGCTGTCCCAGTACGACCACACGCAGCCTTACTACATCGGGAACCCCTCCGAGAGCCACATCCAGAACCTCATCTTCTCCTACGGCATGgccttcggcggcggcgggttcgCCATCAGCCGCGCGCTTGCCATCCAGCTCGCCCGCATGCAGGACGGCTGCATCCAGAGGTACCCGGCGCTCTACGGCTCCGACGACCGGATCCACGCCTGCATGTCGGAGCTCGGGGTGCCGCTGACGCGCCACCTGGGGTTCCACCAGTGCGACATCTGGGGCGACGTGCTGGGCTTGCTGGGCTCTCACCCGGTGGTGCCGCTGGTGACATTACACCACTTCGACTTCCTCCAGCCCGTGTTCCCGACGATCAAGTCACGGACTGCGGCGCTCAGGAGGCTCTTCGATGGGCCAGTGAAGCTCGACCCGGCTGCCGTGGCGCAGCAGTCGGTGTGCTACGATGTGGAGAAGCAGTGGACGGTGTCCGTGTCGTGGGGGTTCGCCGTGGTGGTGATCCGGGGCGTGCTGTCGCCGAGGGAGATGGAGACTCCCATGCGCACGTTTCTGAACTGGTACCGGAGGGCGGACTACACGGCGTATTCGTTCAACACGAGGCCCGTGGCCCGGAACCCGTGCCAGCGGCCCCAGGTGTACTATATGCGGAGGTCGAGGTTGGAGCATCGCAGGGT GGCGATAACAACGGCTGTGGTGACCACTACGGTGACGGAGTACGAGCGCCACCGCGTCGTGCCGCGGGTCACGTGCCGCTGGCGCATCCCGGACCCTGTCGACTTGCTCGACCGCGTCGTGGTGGTCAAGAAGCCCGACCCCGACCTCTGGAAACGG TCGCCGAGGAGGAATTGCTGCAGGGTGGTGTCGTCGCCCAAGAACGGGACCAAGGTCCGGACCATGGCCATCGACGTCGGTGTCTGCAAGGATGGCGAGTTCGCCCGAGTTTAA